A region of the Carettochelys insculpta isolate YL-2023 chromosome 11, ASM3395843v1, whole genome shotgun sequence genome:
ggatgctcaTACCATAACAGTATTATTCTGTCTGAAGGGTTGGGGTGGAAGGTGAGTAGTAAGGacacaaagaaaaggaaattactGTAGAAAAGTATTGTTTGACATCAGAGTTCTGAGCCCCATGTCAGATGATTTGCTCTAGCTGTATATATGACTGAAAGCTCGTAACTTTCCCCCGTTCCACTATAACAGAGCTCTTGCTTTGTCCAACAAGAGCAAGATGTACATGAAGTACAGAATTGTGCTTATTCATCGGCTGTAACCCTATTATATAAAAACGAGTTACCGTACAGAAGTGAATTGCACAGTGTACAAATTGCAGGGACTTATTTATAAATAACTCTTAGACCAAATACCCTTGAGGTAAATAAAGTCTTAAAACTCTTCATTGTTGGGTTCATCTCTAGCAGCTCCCAAAATCTGCCTCTGAGGTGTGATTAATACTGGACTGGCTGATGTTTCTCTCCTAAATCGAAAACCCTATTTTTCTTCCTAACCCCAAACGGTAGGGCCGACTCTGTACGTGATTCACGCTGGGCCGGGCCCAGCGCCGGACGCCCTGGAGCGCTCTCAGGCTCTTTTGTGTGAGGCTGAAAGAAGTGAACGATGCGGGGCGGACACTCGGACGGACATCGCTGCGCTTAGGTTCTGAGTACCCGTGTGGGCGGTTGAGGCGGCCCGCCCGCTCCCTACCCCAGCGCACCCCGCCCTCTGCCCCGATCTGTCTCTGGGGCTTGGCACCCCTCGCGGACGCTCccgctggaggggggaggggttaCCTCCCAGTCAATCGCATTGCTGGAGTTTAGgttttggccccgccccttcgaACTCCTTTGCTCGCGCTCCAGCCCTTCCTCCCACGAGGACACAAACGGCGCTTCTGTGCCAGTCCTCCCGCGGCGAGTCAGGCGGGAAGGGCGCTtggttccctcctcctcccccgacGGCCAACCAATCGGGGTGCGGCGGCCGTTGGTGTGGCAAGGGGTTAGGCTGTCTGTGACGTATGAGCACGGGGCGGTGCTATTGGTTCGGCTGGGCCCCGCCCCGCGGAGAGACTCTCTCACTGTTTACTGCCGCTGGGTCCCGGCGGCTGCGGTAGTAACGTCCAGTGGTGGCGGGACCGGGCGCGCGTCCCGCACAGCCCAGCGGCTGAGCCCGCGCGGATCGTGCGCGAGGTAGGCGCCGGACCGCTGAGGAGGCGGACAGCGGGGCCGGGGGCCATGAAGACGGAGATCTCCACAGCCGCGGACTTCATCACCCGCCTGCTGCGCACCGCCCGCGGCATCGGCGACGAACAGCTGCGCTGCTTCAGGGAGTCGCTGCAGGAGGCGCTCCGAGGTGCGGGGGTCGGCGCCTGAGCGCGGCGGGGCCCTGGGGGCGGCGCGGGGCAGAGCCCTTGAAGCGGCCCGGCGGTCGGAACTGCCCAGCTCCCCGCCCGGAGGAGCCCTCGCCCTCTGCTTCCTTGTTCGGGCCGGCGGGAGGCTGTCGCTTGGGACACCCCCGTCCGGCGGTGGATCTCCGTTCAGCAGTACAGGCTTAGCGCTGTGGATCTCGGTGCAGCTggagggacgggggtggggggcggggggcaattGTGTTGGACTTGCTTGGCGCCCTTTGTGCAAGCACTAACGTGTATCTGTTTCTTTGTTCCCTCCCACAGACCATTATAAACACCACTGGTTTCCTCTCACGCCCTCCAAGGGTTCAGGGTACCGATGCATTAGGATCAACCACAAGATGGACCCCTTGATAGGGAAGGCAGCCGGCATGATCGGACTGAGCCATGAGAGACTCTTCCAGCTCTTACCCAGTGAATTGACTCTTTGGGTTGACCCCTTTGAGGTGTCCTATAGAATAGGAGAAGATGGGTCTATCTGCGTCCTTTATGAATGCCCCCCACCAGGTCTGAAGACAACCAAAGCTCTGGAGAGTACAAACTGCTGTAAAGAGGAGTGGAGAATTGGCAGATCCAGTCCTTCCAAGAATTACAACATGATGACAGTTTCTAGTTAAAAATTAACATTCCTTGTACAatgatgtatgtatgtatgtatcccAGTTTCATAATGAAGTTAGATGATGTAATGGAGATGTTGATTTTCACCCGATAGCCATTAAAGGTGTAGTAGTACTGCCAAGTTCTTTGTTGTGGCCAAGGGCTAATGTATAAGCAGTTCTTTAAACTGCATGTAATTTTCTGTCTTGTATACTGTAAATGAAATGTACAGTCCTCTGATTGGTCTACAGATTTATATTTTGACAGAATCCTTGgctatttgtaataaaaaaagtAACTTAATTTTCATGGTGGGTTTCAATTTTTAACTTTCTCCAAGATTGCTGAACTTACTGAGCAATAACTTCTAGGAAAAGAACACAGCTTTAGCTAGCTGTAATTATAAATGTCTCCACTGAATTGCCTGTACAAACTTTTCTCAGGGTCATAAAAATACAGCTGCAAGGCAAAATGACAAATATAACTTTCTTACTATGATATTTCGTGGTGAAGTCCTATCATGTCTAAGTAGCTTTCAAAGAATGAATTGGGTCCCTGTAAACAGATTGTTTTGGAGCAAAACAACGCAGTAGTGACGTGATCAGACAATTCTGTTTTAGCTGGCTTTCAGTAAAATATAGTAAATCTTGTAACAAACACAGATTATTTTTCAGAAAACTTATGGTTCTTTCATCATGTCCCTTCAACTTTACTTGTTTAGATCTATAGACTCACTCCCCACCTCCAAGAACTGCTCATACATACATTTTGAGCAATTAGAACACATCTGACTTAGTACAGAGCAGGGCTATGTGCTCCTGGGTGTTTGGCTGataacaggaaaacaaaatagTATATTAATTTTAAACCAGATTGAGTTGTCATGTCTCACCTATATCCTATTttacaagaaacaaaaaaattacagtgctaataaattccttttaaaattttacattctagttgctgtttttaaagtttaattttgtaaaatataAGATCTACAATATTGTAACAGTTGCAGAATGATTGATGGAAGCACTGGTTTTGAAAAAGGTTCAGAGCCTGCTACAACAcaacagtgatcctttgaaagctcttctgaaaaaacatcttttgaaagattgcatccacacacaaaaaagcaaaaagaaagatCGAGCagttctttcaatagagagtgtccacaaaaaccctgctctttcgaaagaatgggccagggatctaagaatccagtgccatgagggctcatcttttgaaagaaaggcctgcagagcatctacagacacttttttcaaaagtaccttttggaaaaaggcactcttcatCATCTGGGAGATTAAGAGGGCCGTATTCTttctattttgtgtgtagacattccacaggcTTTTTTCAAAGAAGGCCCTGCTTTTCCGAAAAagacttgttagtgtagacacaatcaGGGTCTGCTACATAGATTCTGGTATTAATGTTTCACCACAAAATAGAGTGAAATTGTTTGAC
Encoded here:
- the LOC142019011 gene encoding protein BTG1-like, giving the protein MKTEISTAADFITRLLRTARGIGDEQLRCFRESLQEALRDHYKHHWFPLTPSKGSGYRCIRINHKMDPLIGKAAGMIGLSHERLFQLLPSELTLWVDPFEVSYRIGEDGSICVLYECPPPGLKTTKALESTNCCKEEWRIGRSSPSKNYNMMTVSS